Genomic DNA from Klebsiella variicola:
TGTTAAGACTCAGTTTCACAAGCAAAAATCCTTTGCCATTACAGGGGTAACCTCAGAGCGTGCTACGCTATAACAGTGTAAATCATTGTTTTGGTTTTTGTTGAATCAAGTAATTCATTTGTTTTGATAATTCAAATGCTGCACACTATTCTAAAATCAGTATAATAACTTAGCAAGCTAATTATAAGGAGATGAAATTGGAATCGCCACTTGGTTCTGATCTGGCACGTTTAGTCCGCGTTTGGCGCGCGCTAATCGACCATCGCCTGAAACCTCTGGAGTTAACGCAGACTCACTGGGTCACGCTGCATAACATCCACCAGCTGCCGCCTGAGCAGTCGCAGATCCAGCTGGCGAAAGCCATCGGCATTGAACAGCCGTCGCTGGTGCGCACGCTCGATCAGCTGGAGGAGAAAGGGCTTATTTCTCGCCAGACCTGTTCAAGCGACCGGCGGGCCAAACGCATCAAGCTCACTGAAAAAGCTGAACCGTTGATCAATGAGATGGAAGAGGTGATAGGCAAGACCCGCGATGAAATCCTGTCGGGGGTCTCAAAGCAGGAAGTGGAAACGTTGCTCCACTTAATTCGTAAACTTGAACAAAATATCCTCGATCTCCAGGCAAAAGATTAATTTTTTAGCGGCCCGGGTTGCCCCGGGCCGTTTTTTTTAGTCGCCAGGGTGACGCCAGACCACCACCCGATTACGCCCGCTGTTTTTCGCTTCATACATGGCCGCATCTGCGCGCTCGACGCACGTTTCTGCGCTCACGCTTCTATCGCGCGTCGTATACAACCCCATACTGATGGTCATTCGCTCCGGCAGAGGGTGTTGCTCAGCGTTGACGGCCAGGCGGATACGCTCGGCGATCGCCAGGGCGTCTTTCTCGGCGGTGTTGACCAGCAGCAGGGCAAACTCCTCACCGCCAATGCGGGCAGCAGCGTCATCCGCGCGCGAATGGTTCTCCAGTACCGAGGCGGCAAACTGGATCACCTTGTCGCCGGCGACGTGGCCATAGTTATCATTGATGCGTTTGAAATGATCGAGGTCACTGATAATCACTGACAGCGGATGCTGGGGGTTTACCTTCGCCAGCTGCTGGTTCAGGGTGTCGTAGAAGAAGCTGCGGTTATAAAGCCGGGTCAACGGGTCGCGAATCGAGTTCTGGTACGAGTTGACATACTTATGGTTAGACTCACGGTAGAGCATAAAGACGTCGACCAGCAGCACCAGAATCAGGAACAGGGTACAAAGCGTTTCGAAAAAACGCGCCTGGTACCAGGTCTGATCGAGGTCCCCGGCGGTGGAGACTAGCTGGAAGAGGGTGTAAAGATAAGCGCTGCAAAAAAAAGCGCCGCTAAACCAGAAAATATTGCGTAATTTACTCAGGCTAATTAATAAAATAAGCGTGATAAACCAGATAGCCATCAGCAGCCAGCCGATAATACTTTGCCACAGTGGCGTGAAGGTATGGCTAAGATCGTCGATAAAATTGATGCTCAGCCACGGCGAGTGGCTGGAGTACACCCACGATAAAAAAATAATTGTTAATGTAAAAACGATACATGCCGCGAATGTAATTATGTGTGCTTTCAGCGAGTGCATGATGCGCTGGCGGAAGTAATACAAAACAATAGATGACATGAATAATACAGCCATCATTATATTGCGAAAGAAATAATAGATAACGGCGTCATTTTGATTAATGACCGGGGTCGTGCTGCAGGTAAGCCAGTCCGGATAGCTGCTGAGGGTGCCCAGCATCAGCAGCGCTGAACAGGCAAAGCCGAAAGCAACAGGTGTAAGGTACAGGCGGCGCTTGCTGCTCCAGTATTTCATGCCCATAAAACAGGCAATAGTAATATGAAAGACCATCAGAAAGCTGGTCAGTAGAGGAAATAATATTGATGAGGTAGTGCTGAAACTGGTATGAAAAAAAGCGGTCACTCCGGCAATGCCGAACCCGGCCAGTAAGCAAATAAAAACATATATAATAAAACGTTTAGCAACATGATTGACATGTTTGAGCATAGGCAAGATCCCAGAGAGAAAAGCAACAGCGACGTTCAGTCGACAAAGTATTATGACAATCTGAGAGTAGTGGGGGCGGTGAGATAAGATATTGCGCAGGCGCAATGATTGATGAACTACTTGAATATAATATATCTGATTGCTAATACGAATCTATTACGGTGGAATAACCGCGGCTGAAAAATACGATGCGGCGCAACGGGCCGCATCGCAAGGGGTGTTATCGAGGAGAAACGGTGACCTGGCTGCCGCTGCCGGCAATGGCGACGCGCTGACCCACAGAGAACGGCGTGCTGCCCTGTTTCTGCACCACCAGAATGGTGTTGCCATCATCCTTACGGATTTCCAGTTCTACGCCCTGGGTTTTGTTCATTGCACCCTGAACGCCCTGGCCTGCGACGCCGCCCGCGACAGCGCCAGCCGCGGTGGCAAGAGAGCGTCCGGTACCGCCGCCGATGGTGTTGCCGAGGAACCCGCCGAGCACTGCACCGCCAATGGCGCCGATGGCATTGCTGTCGTCGCCGCTCTGGATCTGCACGGCGCGCGTATGCACAATCGTACCGTAAGTTACGCTCTGCACCTGTTTGGCTTCAGATGCGGAATAAACGTCGCCGGACAGGCCGCTGCTGCTCACGCAGCCTGCGAGCGTAAAACCAATCATCGATACAGCCAAAACACGTAAAATCATTTATGAATCTCCTGTTCACCGAAGGTGTTCAATTGAACGTCCATACGGTTAATTATATGGCATTTAGTCGCCGGCGGGCATAGCTTCCGCCCTGACTATACAAAAAATAATAATTAATGATGCTTCAACCTAAACTAAACGCCGGTTCTTTACGGTGTTCTCTGAAATGTCGCTCTATTGTTAAAAAGTATTATAACAACATAGCATTAGCGGGCGCTTTATGGTGGAGTGAGGCGTATACGAGGGTCATGGAATGAAGGAAAAACGTATGAGATCGGGTCGCTTTATTGGCGTTATGTCCGGTACCAGCCTTGATGGTATCGATGTCGTATTGGCCGCCATCAACGAAAACATCGTGGCGCAGCAGGCCAGTCTCACCTGGCCCATACCACACCCAATAAAAGAAGAGATCCTCGCGATTTGCCAGGGCCAGTCGTTGACCCTCTCACAACTGGGGCGTCTGGACACTCGTCTGGGGCGGCTGTTTGCCGATGCCGTACTGGCGCTGATGCGCCAGGAAAATCTCAAGCCCACCGACGTTATCGCTATCGGCTGCCATGGACAGACCGTATGGCATGAACCGCAAGGCGACGCGCCGCACACGCTGCAAATCGGCGACAACAACCAGATCGCCGCGCATACCGGAGTCACGGTGGTGGGGGATTTTCGCCGGCGTGATATGGCGCTTGGCGGGCAGGGGGCGCCGTTGGTCCCGGCATTTCATCATGCGCTGCTGGCGCATCCCATTGAACGGCGGATGGTGCTGAATATCGGTGGCATCGCCAACGTGTCGCTGCTGGTGCCGGGGCAGCCGGTGCGCGGCTATGATACCGGGCCGGGAAATATGTTGCTGGACGCCTGGATCTGGCGTCAGCAGGGTAAACCGTATGATAAGGATGCCCAGTGGGCCAGCGAAGGTAAAGTGCTGCTGCCGCTGCTGCAGGACATGCTGAGCGATCCGTGGTTTGCTTTACCGGCGCCGAAAAGCACCGGTCGTGAATATTTCAATTACGGTTGGCTGGAAAAACATCTGGCCCGTTATTCGGGACTGCGTGGGCAGGATGTGCAGGCCACGCTGGCGGAATTAACCGCTGTGACCATCAGTGAGCAGGTATTGTTAAGCGGCGGCTGCGAGCGTTTGTTAGTGTGCGGCGGCGGCGCGCGTAACCCCTTGTTAATGGCGCGCCTGGCGGCACTGCTGCCGGGAACCGAAGTCTCCACCACCGATGAGGCGGGGATCAGCGGCGATGATATGGAGGCGCTGGCCTTTGCCTGGCTGGCCTGGCGCACGCTGGCGGGGCTGCCGGGTAATCTTCCCTCAGTGACCGGCGCCAGCGAAGCCACGGTGCTGGGCGCCATTTTCCCGGCTAACCCGCCGCAGAATCGGAGTTAACTGAAATCTTAAACACGGCGCGACCGGTAAACTGGACAAGTTAAGCGGTGGGCGGAGTGCCCTCCGTGACCGGGAAAGTCGAAGGCAAACGAATGAAAAAAATTCTTATCGCAGTTGTACCTTTTATGCTGGCGGGCTGTAGCTACTACAACCAGTTTGTCGAGCGGATGCAGACGGACACGCTGGAGTATCAATGCGACCAGAAACCGTTAACGGTCCATCGCAATAACACCCGCCAACAGGTGAGTTTTATCTATGATAATCAGCAACTGAACCTGGCTGAGGGGCTGTCGGCTTCGGGGGCGCGCTACACCGACGGCGTCTACGTCTTCTGGTCGAAGGGCGATACCGCTACCGTCTATAAACGCGATCGCATCATCCTCGATAACTGTCAGCTGCAGACGGCCAAACGTTGAGATTTCTGTCGGGGGGGCGCACAATAACGCCACCTTATGACTACATCCTCAATGGCCATGTCTGATAACGACGAACTCCAGCAAATCGCGCACTTGCGCCGTGAATATACCCGTGGCGGTTTGCGTCGCCACGATCTTCCTGCTGAACCCCTGCCGCTGTTTGAACGCTGGCTGCGTCAGGCCTGTGACGCGAAACTCGCAGACCCGACCGCGATGGTGGTTGCTACCGTTGATGAGCGCGGCCAACCTTACCAGCGTATTGTGCTGCTGAAGCATTACGATGAAAAAGGGCTGGTGTTTTATACCAACCTTGGCAGCCGCAAAGCCCATCAGATTGAAAAAAATCCCCAGGTGAGCCTGCTGTTTCCGTGGCATATGCTGGAGCGCCAGGTGATGGTGATCGGCAAAGCGGAGCGCTTGTCGACGCTGGAGGTGGTCAAATATTTCCACAGCCGTCCGCGCGATAGCCAAATCGGCGCCTGGGTCTCCCAGCAGTCCAGTCGCATTTCCGCCCGCGGGATCCTGGAGAGCAAATTCCTCGAGCTGAAGCAGAAATTCCAGCAGGGGGAAGTGCCGCTGCCGAGTTTCTGGGGCGGATTCCGCGTCAGCGTCGAGCAGATGGAGTTCTGGCAGGGGGGCGAACATCGGCTGCATGACCGCTTTTTATACCAGCGTGATAATGGCGCCTGGAAAATAGACCGCCTGGCACCGTAAACGCCGAAATTAGTTATCGAAGCGCTGGCGCTGAAAGGGCCGGCGCTTTATTCTATGTACTTTTCGCATCTGGCGAAAAGTCGTGTACCGGCAGAGGTGCAGTCGTTTATACATGGAGAATTTGATGGCAAGCAGTAACTTGATTAAACAATTGCAAGAGCGGGGGCTGGTAGCCCAGGTGACGGACGAGGAAGCGTTAGCAGAGCGACTGGCGCAAGGCCCGATCGCGCTCTATTGCGGCTTCGATCCTACCGCTGACAGCTTGCATTTGGGGCATCTTGTTCCATTGTTATGCCTGAAACGCTTCCAGCAGGCAGGTCATAAACCTGTAGCGCTGGTGGGCGGCGCAACCGGTCTGATTGGCGACCCAAGCTTTAAAGCCGCTGAGCGTAAGCTAAATACCGAGGATACCGTGCAGGAGTGGGTGGATAAAATCCGCAAACAGGTGGCCCCGTTCCTTGATTTTGACTGTGGCGACAACTCGGCGATCGCGGCGAACAACTATGACTGGTTTGGCAGCATGAACGTGCTGACCTTCCTGCGCGATATCGGCAAACACTTCTCTGTTAACCAGATGATCAACAAAGAAGCGGTGAAGCAGCGTCTGAATCGTGACGATCAGGGTATCTCCTTTACCGAGTTCTCCTACAACCTGCTGCAAGGGTACGACTTTGCCTGCCTGAACAAGCTGCACGGCGTAGCGCTGCAGATCGGCGGCTCCGACCAGTGGGGCAACATCACCTCCGGTATCGATCTGACCCGTCGCCTGCACCAGAACCAGGTGTTTGGCCTGACGGTTCCGCTGATCACCAAAGCAGACGGCACCAAATTCGGTAAAACCGAAGGCGGCGCCGTGTGGCTGGATCCGAAGAAAACCAGTCCGTACAAATTCTACCAGTTCTGGATCAACACCGCGGATGCTGATGTCTATCGCTTCCTCAAGTTCTTCACCTTTATGGACATGGCGGAGATCAATGCTCTGGAAGAAGAAGACAAAAACAGCGGTAAAGCGCCGCGCGCCCAGTACGTGCTGGCAGAGCAGGTGACGCGCCTGGTCCACGGCGAAGAAGGCCTGGAAGCGGCGAAGCGCATTACCGAAAGCCTGTTCAACGGTAACCTGAGCGACCTGAGCGAAGCAGATTTCGAACAGCTGGCGCAGGATGGCGTGCCGATGATCGAAATGGAAAAAGGCGCCGATCTCCTGCAGGCGTTGGTGGATTCCGAGCTGCAGCCGTCCCGCGGTCAGGCGCGTAAAACCGTTGCCTCGAACGCGGTGACCATCAACGGAGAAAAACAGGCCGACCCGGAATATGTATTCAGCGACAGCGACCGTCTGTTCGGCCGCTACACCTTACTGCGTCGCGGTAAAAAGAATTACTGCCTGGTCTGCTGGAAATAAAAAATAAAACCAGGGCGTGGGAAACCACGCCCTTTTTCTTTTTAGGGTTGTGGTAAGAAAATGAAGAACATCCTCGCCATTCAGTCTCACGTTGTGTTTGGCCACGCCGGCAACAGTGCCGCCGAGTTTCCGATGCGCCGTCTGGGCGCCAATGTCTGGCCCCTGAATACCGTTCAGTTCTCCAACCATACGCAATACGGTAAATGGACCGGTTGCGTGATGCCGCCTTCACACCTGACGGAGATCGTCCAGGGCATTGCCGACATCGACAAGCTGCAGACCTGCGATGCGGTTCTGAGCGGCTACCTCGGTTCCGCTGAACAGGGCGAGCATATCCTCGGTATCGTGCGTCAGGTGAAAGCGGCCAATCCGGCGGCGAAGTACTTTTGTGACCCGGTGATGGGCCATCCGGAGAAAGGGTGCATCGTCGCGCCCGGCGTGGCGGAATTCCACGTGCGTTATGCGCTGCCGGCCAGCGATATTATTGCGCCGAATCTGGTTGAGCTGGAGATCCT
This window encodes:
- the slyA gene encoding transcriptional regulator SlyA, whose product is MKLESPLGSDLARLVRVWRALIDHRLKPLELTQTHWVTLHNIHQLPPEQSQIQLAKAIGIEQPSLVRTLDQLEEKGLISRQTCSSDRRAKRIKLTEKAEPLINEMEEVIGKTRDEILSGVSKQEVETLLHLIRKLEQNILDLQAKD
- a CDS encoding MASE4 domain-containing protein, yielding MLKHVNHVAKRFIIYVFICLLAGFGIAGVTAFFHTSFSTTSSILFPLLTSFLMVFHITIACFMGMKYWSSKRRLYLTPVAFGFACSALLMLGTLSSYPDWLTCSTTPVINQNDAVIYYFFRNIMMAVLFMSSIVLYYFRQRIMHSLKAHIITFAACIVFTLTIIFLSWVYSSHSPWLSINFIDDLSHTFTPLWQSIIGWLLMAIWFITLILLISLSKLRNIFWFSGAFFCSAYLYTLFQLVSTAGDLDQTWYQARFFETLCTLFLILVLLVDVFMLYRESNHKYVNSYQNSIRDPLTRLYNRSFFYDTLNQQLAKVNPQHPLSVIISDLDHFKRINDNYGHVAGDKVIQFAASVLENHSRADDAAARIGGEEFALLLVNTAEKDALAIAERIRLAVNAEQHPLPERMTISMGLYTTRDRSVSAETCVERADAAMYEAKNSGRNRVVVWRHPGD
- the slyB gene encoding outer membrane lipoprotein SlyB; this translates as MILRVLAVSMIGFTLAGCVSSSGLSGDVYSASEAKQVQSVTYGTIVHTRAVQIQSGDDSNAIGAIGGAVLGGFLGNTIGGGTGRSLATAAGAVAGGVAGQGVQGAMNKTQGVELEIRKDDGNTILVVQKQGSTPFSVGQRVAIAGSGSQVTVSPR
- the anmK gene encoding anhydro-N-acetylmuramic acid kinase: MRSGRFIGVMSGTSLDGIDVVLAAINENIVAQQASLTWPIPHPIKEEILAICQGQSLTLSQLGRLDTRLGRLFADAVLALMRQENLKPTDVIAIGCHGQTVWHEPQGDAPHTLQIGDNNQIAAHTGVTVVGDFRRRDMALGGQGAPLVPAFHHALLAHPIERRMVLNIGGIANVSLLVPGQPVRGYDTGPGNMLLDAWIWRQQGKPYDKDAQWASEGKVLLPLLQDMLSDPWFALPAPKSTGREYFNYGWLEKHLARYSGLRGQDVQATLAELTAVTISEQVLLSGGCERLLVCGGGARNPLLMARLAALLPGTEVSTTDEAGISGDDMEALAFAWLAWRTLAGLPGNLPSVTGASEATVLGAIFPANPPQNRS
- the mliC gene encoding C-type lysozyme inhibitor yields the protein MKKILIAVVPFMLAGCSYYNQFVERMQTDTLEYQCDQKPLTVHRNNTRQQVSFIYDNQQLNLAEGLSASGARYTDGVYVFWSKGDTATVYKRDRIILDNCQLQTAKR
- the pdxH gene encoding pyridoxamine 5'-phosphate oxidase encodes the protein MSDNDELQQIAHLRREYTRGGLRRHDLPAEPLPLFERWLRQACDAKLADPTAMVVATVDERGQPYQRIVLLKHYDEKGLVFYTNLGSRKAHQIEKNPQVSLLFPWHMLERQVMVIGKAERLSTLEVVKYFHSRPRDSQIGAWVSQQSSRISARGILESKFLELKQKFQQGEVPLPSFWGGFRVSVEQMEFWQGGEHRLHDRFLYQRDNGAWKIDRLAP
- the tyrS gene encoding tyrosine--tRNA ligase, with amino-acid sequence MASSNLIKQLQERGLVAQVTDEEALAERLAQGPIALYCGFDPTADSLHLGHLVPLLCLKRFQQAGHKPVALVGGATGLIGDPSFKAAERKLNTEDTVQEWVDKIRKQVAPFLDFDCGDNSAIAANNYDWFGSMNVLTFLRDIGKHFSVNQMINKEAVKQRLNRDDQGISFTEFSYNLLQGYDFACLNKLHGVALQIGGSDQWGNITSGIDLTRRLHQNQVFGLTVPLITKADGTKFGKTEGGAVWLDPKKTSPYKFYQFWINTADADVYRFLKFFTFMDMAEINALEEEDKNSGKAPRAQYVLAEQVTRLVHGEEGLEAAKRITESLFNGNLSDLSEADFEQLAQDGVPMIEMEKGADLLQALVDSELQPSRGQARKTVASNAVTINGEKQADPEYVFSDSDRLFGRYTLLRRGKKNYCLVCWK
- the pdxY gene encoding pyridoxal kinase PdxY, with protein sequence MKNILAIQSHVVFGHAGNSAAEFPMRRLGANVWPLNTVQFSNHTQYGKWTGCVMPPSHLTEIVQGIADIDKLQTCDAVLSGYLGSAEQGEHILGIVRQVKAANPAAKYFCDPVMGHPEKGCIVAPGVAEFHVRYALPASDIIAPNLVELEILCGHPVASVSEAVAAARELIAQGPEVVLVKHLSRAGLSMDRFEMLLVTAEEAWHISRPLVDFGLRQPVGVGDVTSGLLLVKLLQGASLRDALEHVTAAVYEIMLTTKNMQEYELQVVAAQDRIAVPEHCFSATRL